The Tepidisphaeraceae bacterium DNA segment CGCCGTGGAGCCGATGTTGACGGTCTGGCCGCTGGTGACGGTGAGATCGCCGGTGGACCCGTCGCCGAACAGCGGGTGCCCGCCGCGCAGCAGGTCAGCATCCAACCCGCTACCGGCCCCATCGACGGTTAGCAGTTGGGCGAGGATGCCGCGGGCGTATTGTCGTGCTGCTTTAAGCATGCTCTATTCCTAACCCGTCCCGTCCCGACGCCCCTACTTGACGACCTTCGCCTTGGGGTCGATCGCCCCTACTTGTTGTTCCGGTAGACGATGTTGCTGTCGCGCAGGAACTTCGCGAAGTCGTTCGTGTACCAGTCCGGCCGGGCGACCTTCGTTGTGCTGTCGATGCCCGATGCCCACGTCCAGTTGCCGCCGTCGTTGTTCTCGAAAGTGATGTCGCGCAGGTAGACCGGCACGAACTTCTGCACGCGCGTGCCGTTCTCAGTCACCCAATAGCCGTAAGTGCGCGGCCGGCCACCGGACTGGATCATGTTGCGGATCTCCGCGTACGCGCCGGCGTTCTGCCGGTTGCCGCGGATCGTCACCCCCGAGCTTTCCTCAATGCTGACGGTCGGGGCCTTCGTGAAGCCCTCGAAGGTGTTGCCCTCGATGACCGAGCCGTCGCCGGGGTTCAGTTCGACGCAGACGCCCATCGCGTCAAACGAATGCTTGGCCGGCTTGATGTTGCGGAACGTGTTGCCGGTGACGTTGAACTTGCGGTTGTTAATGTCGAACCAGATCGCCTGACCGCGACCGTTCTCGAACGTGCAGCCCGTGAAGACGGTCCCGCTCGTGCGGGTGATCTTCATGATGCCGATGCCCGACTGATCGCCCTCGGCCTTGATGTTCCAGCCGTCGAACGTGCAGCCGTCGAACACGGGGCCGACGACGGTCTTGTCACCATCGTCGCCGCTGCCCCCGCCCAGGAACGCCGAACCAGCCGTGTTGCGAATCGTGCAGTCGATGAACGTCGGGCGATTGACGTTGTCCCAGCTCACCGGCGTGCCGGCGTGCCAGTCCTCCAGCGTCACGTTGCGCAGGCTGGCGTTGTCGCCGGCCATGATGACCGTCGTCTTGAGCCGCGCGTGCTCGGCGCGGAAGTTGAAGATCCGCCCGCCGTAGATCGCCGCACCCGCGTTGACGCGGATCAGCCCGATCGCCTTCGCCCCTTTACCGTCGAACGTGCTGCCGGTCAGATCGAGCGTCACGCCATCGGGGACGGTGAAGCCCTTGGTGAGCGCGCCGGGCGCTACAGTGACCGTCTGGCCAGGCTTGGCGGCGTCTAACGCCTTTTGGATGTCACCGCCCACGGAGACGTTGTAGACCTTGGCGGCGGGGCCAGGTGTGGGCTTGGGCGCGGGCTTGGGTGCCGGGATTGGGCTGCCCTTCACCTCGACCCAGGCGTTGCCGTCGCGCTTCCACCAGCGGTTATAGGCGGTCTGGTAGAGCGTGTCGCCGATGTACGCCAGGGCGTCGACGTTGCCGGTGCCGTTGTCCACCACACCATCGCAGGCGATCTTTCGGTCGACGATCGTCCAGACCCGGCCGTCCTTATCGCGGATGGCGTCCGCCACGGGCACGACGGTGCCCACGCTGGCGGGCGGCGCTGCCTCAGACGGCGCGGGCACGCACGCGCAGAGGGACAGGACGATCGTCAGGGCCGATAGGAGGTTCAGTCGTCTCATTGGTTCAGTTGCTCCGCGGGAAGGGGCGGCGGCGATGCGACGTGCGGCGTCGGTGGCCGTTCGCGTTTGCGCTTCCGCCGGCTCTTCAGGTCCTTGATCTGCGTCTGCAGATCTTCGGCAATTACCTTCCAGCCGTTCCGCTCGTTGCGCAGGCGGTTGTTCTCGGCGACGAGGCGCCCGTTGCTCTGCGTTAGCGTGCCGTTCTCGGCCAGCAGGCGGTCCCGGTCGGCCTCGACGTGCTGGATCCGCACCTTCAACCCGCCGACCTCGCCCGCCAGCTCGAGCAGGCGGGCGTTCAGCTGGTCCATTGAGACCTGGTCGGACCGCCGCTTG contains these protein-coding regions:
- a CDS encoding right-handed parallel beta-helix repeat-containing protein; protein product: MRRLNLLSALTIVLSLCACVPAPSEAAPPASVGTVVPVADAIRDKDGRVWTIVDRKIACDGVVDNGTGNVDALAYIGDTLYQTAYNRWWKRDGNAWVEVKGSPIPAPKPAPKPTPGPAAKVYNVSVGGDIQKALDAAKPGQTVTVAPGALTKGFTVPDGVTLDLTGSTFDGKGAKAIGLIRVNAGAAIYGGRIFNFRAEHARLKTTVIMAGDNASLRNVTLEDWHAGTPVSWDNVNRPTFIDCTIRNTAGSAFLGGGSGDDGDKTVVGPVFDGCTFDGWNIKAEGDQSGIGIMKITRTSGTVFTGCTFENGRGQAIWFDINNRKFNVTGNTFRNIKPAKHSFDAMGVCVELNPGDGSVIEGNTFEGFTKAPTVSIEESSGVTIRGNRQNAGAYAEIRNMIQSGGRPRTYGYWVTENGTRVQKFVPVYLRDITFENNDGGNWTWASGIDSTTKVARPDWYTNDFAKFLRDSNIVYRNNK